In Gemmatimonadetes bacterium SCN 70-22, the following are encoded in one genomic region:
- a CDS encoding UDP-N-acetylglucosamine 2-epimerase: MNRRVADRQTPRDLSAIGHGGKYRVCVIVGTRPEAIKMAPVILELAQHRHVIDTMVVTTAQHREMLSQALDAFGIKPHVDLGLMSTKQALADFTARAMLALSSCFAETRPDLVLVQGDTTTVLCAALAAHYLGIPVGHIEAGLRSGNLRNPFPEELNRRLASVVADLHFAPTETARQNLLREGVPDERIVVTGNTIVDALRRMPRKALFDEPRLNALPWGKRRFVLCTVHRRENLGEPLANICRAVGELASMHTDTHFVFPVHLNPHVRDVVFDELGGMPRVELLDPLGYADLLELLRRSEFAMTDSGGIQEECPSLGKPVLILRKNTERPEVVAAGFGRVVGTETLAIVDAATLLLDDVREIEKMTAGENPFGDGMAAQRIVQTLMRRAPRHAGGLPVPEGPALLPTRRAVEP; encoded by the coding sequence ATGAACCGGCGGGTGGCAGATCGACAGACTCCGCGTGACCTGTCCGCGATCGGGCATGGAGGGAAGTACCGTGTCTGCGTGATCGTCGGGACGCGTCCGGAGGCGATCAAGATGGCGCCGGTGATTCTCGAGCTGGCGCAGCATCGCCACGTGATCGACACCATGGTGGTGACGACGGCGCAGCACCGCGAGATGCTGTCGCAGGCGCTGGACGCCTTCGGGATCAAGCCGCACGTGGACCTGGGGCTGATGTCGACCAAGCAGGCGCTGGCCGACTTCACGGCGCGGGCCATGCTGGCGCTGTCGTCGTGCTTCGCCGAGACGCGCCCGGACCTGGTCCTGGTGCAGGGAGACACGACGACAGTGTTGTGCGCCGCGCTGGCTGCGCACTACCTGGGGATCCCCGTGGGGCACATCGAGGCGGGGCTGCGCTCGGGGAACCTGCGCAATCCGTTCCCCGAGGAGCTCAACCGGCGCCTGGCGTCGGTGGTGGCCGACCTGCACTTCGCCCCCACCGAGACGGCGCGGCAGAACCTGCTCCGCGAGGGCGTCCCCGACGAGCGGATCGTGGTCACCGGGAACACGATCGTCGACGCGCTGCGGCGGATGCCGCGCAAGGCGCTGTTCGACGAGCCGCGCCTGAACGCCCTCCCGTGGGGGAAGCGGCGCTTCGTCCTGTGCACGGTGCACCGCCGCGAGAACCTGGGCGAGCCGCTGGCGAACATCTGCCGGGCGGTGGGTGAGCTGGCGTCGATGCACACGGATACGCACTTCGTCTTCCCGGTGCACCTCAACCCGCACGTGCGCGACGTGGTGTTCGACGAACTTGGGGGGATGCCTCGCGTGGAGCTGCTGGACCCGTTAGGCTATGCGGACCTGCTCGAGCTGCTGCGTCGCTCCGAGTTCGCGATGACCGATTCCGGGGGGATCCAGGAGGAATGTCCGTCGCTGGGGAAGCCGGTCCTGATCCTGCGCAAGAACACCGAGCGCCCGGAAGTGGTGGCGGCGGGGTTCGGGCGCGTGGTGGGGACGGAGACGCTCGCCATCGTCGACGCGGCGACGCTCCTCCTGGACGACGTGCGCGAGATCGAGAAGATGACGGCGGGCGAGAACCCGTTCGGCGACGGGATGGCGGCGCAGCGCATCGTGCAGACGCTGATGCGGCGGGCGCCCCGGCACGCGGGAGGACTCCCGGTGCCGGAGGGGCCTGCGCTCCTCCCGACGCGGCGGGCCGTCGAGCCATGA
- a CDS encoding cyanophycinase, whose product MSPSRVPDHATRGYIIPIGGRIGDSDILTHFVSLCGGREGRIAILPTASSDPDTGREYEKLFLKMGVRDAKAVAVERRSDADDQDYLEVLERADGVFLTGGNQLKLSTTLGGTPVAKLLRIRNAHGQHVAGTSAGAAFLSEHMIAFGEEGPTPKVGMATLAPGLGLTNRVVVDQHFRQRDRLGRLLMALSLNPFAVGLGLDEDTAAFIGPDDVMEIRGSGGITVIDPSRVEYSSADHTDRGQPISLVGVKLHILTHGASYDLHTRLADTSAMQPSG is encoded by the coding sequence TTGTCCCCTTCCCGCGTCCCCGACCACGCCACCCGCGGCTACATCATCCCCATCGGGGGCCGTATCGGCGATTCCGATATCCTCACCCACTTCGTCTCGCTCTGCGGCGGGCGGGAGGGTCGCATCGCGATCCTCCCCACCGCCTCGTCCGACCCCGACACCGGACGCGAGTACGAGAAGCTCTTCCTCAAGATGGGGGTGCGCGACGCCAAGGCGGTCGCCGTCGAGCGTCGGAGCGACGCCGACGACCAGGACTACCTCGAGGTCCTCGAGCGCGCCGACGGCGTCTTCCTCACCGGCGGCAACCAGCTCAAGCTCTCCACCACGTTAGGCGGGACCCCCGTCGCCAAGCTCCTGCGGATCCGCAACGCGCACGGCCAGCACGTCGCCGGCACCTCGGCCGGGGCCGCGTTCCTGTCGGAGCACATGATCGCCTTCGGCGAGGAAGGCCCCACACCCAAGGTCGGGATGGCCACGCTCGCCCCGGGGCTCGGCCTCACCAACCGTGTCGTCGTCGACCAGCACTTCCGCCAGCGCGACCGCCTCGGCCGCCTGCTCATGGCCCTCTCCCTCAACCCCTTCGCCGTGGGACTCGGCCTCGACGAGGACACCGCCGCCTTCATCGGCCCGGATGACGTCATGGAGATCCGCGGCTCCGGTGGGATCACCGTCATCGATCCCTCGCGCGTGGAGTACTCCAGCGCCGATCACACCGATCGTGGCCAGCCCATCTCGCTCGTCGGCGTCAAGCTCCACATCCTCACCCACGGCGCCTCGTACGACCTGCACACGCGGCTCGCGGACACCAGCGCCATGCAGCCCTCGGGATAG
- a CDS encoding cyanophycin synthetase: MQILDRRTFVGPSIYAHFAVIRLEVDLGELEAWPTMRLGHAFVDALVERLPGLGEHGCSYGESGGFIRRMTEDEGTWLGHVLEHVAIELQNIAGEDVTFGKTRSIDGRPGVYDVVFEYEQAEVGNEGADLALALLHSLLPPALRPEGFEADWNWETARDEYIRYAQRRALGPSTASIVHEAARRGIPWIRLNQFSLIQLGHGKYQKRIQATVTSQTSHIAVELASDKEETNRILSSLGLPVPLQRLVQTEDGCVQAARRIGYPVVVKPYNANHGRGVSIHLMDEAAVRIAFQKAREHSKSVIVESFITGADHRMLVINGELVAASKRLPGRVVGDGVRTIEALVAEVNADPRRGIGHEKVLTRIELDHEAQRLMEAKGYTKDSIPPAGASVMLRLTANLSTGGTATDVTDIVHPDNVEMAVRAIKAIGLDVGGVDFLTPDISQSYKDSGGAICEVNAAPGYRMHMAPSEGKPRDVAGKTVDMLFPPGSPSWIPIAAVTGTNGKTTTARMLAHIHKLAGRHVGLTSTDGVYVDGQRTVPGDMTGPVATRMVLSDPSVDVAVLEVARGGLLRAGMGVRHVDVGAVLNVQSDHLGMRGVDTLDELAEVKRIIAEVARDTAVLNADDPRVLRMAGYTEARHVCYVTMNPQHELVREHIRAGGRAIALEAGINGQMITIYDRGAHIPLLWTHLVPATMEGKATFNVQNAMFAAAMAFSMGVRLEDIRNGLRTFHTTFYQAPGRMNVFDEHPFKVIMDYGHNAAAVDSVCQLVTRLDVKGRRICVVAGPGDRRDEDIVEIGQAAARGDFDHYIVRRDDDLRGRGGDEVPRLIRDALLAAGITESRITLIPDEQEAMDAALRMARPGDLVLLFADALARSWKQVVHFRPTLEDGTLAPPRRTGEWAVADFAATTPGDGAAGDVPAFTDDVVIVRDERGVHIARESDD; this comes from the coding sequence ATGCAGATTCTCGATCGCCGCACCTTCGTCGGCCCCTCCATCTACGCCCACTTCGCGGTCATCCGCCTCGAAGTCGACCTGGGCGAGCTGGAAGCGTGGCCCACCATGCGGCTCGGGCACGCCTTCGTGGATGCCCTCGTCGAGCGCCTGCCGGGGCTGGGAGAGCACGGGTGCTCGTACGGCGAGTCCGGCGGCTTCATCCGCCGCATGACGGAAGACGAAGGGACCTGGCTCGGCCACGTCCTCGAGCACGTCGCCATCGAGCTGCAGAACATCGCCGGCGAGGACGTCACCTTTGGGAAGACGCGCTCCATCGACGGACGCCCCGGTGTCTACGACGTCGTCTTCGAGTACGAGCAGGCGGAGGTGGGGAACGAGGGCGCCGACCTCGCGCTGGCGCTCCTGCACTCGCTCCTCCCGCCCGCCCTTCGCCCCGAGGGATTCGAGGCCGATTGGAACTGGGAGACGGCGCGCGACGAGTACATCCGCTACGCGCAGCGCCGCGCGCTCGGCCCTTCCACGGCGTCGATCGTGCACGAGGCGGCGCGCCGCGGGATCCCGTGGATCCGCCTCAACCAGTTCTCCCTTATCCAGCTGGGCCACGGGAAGTACCAGAAGCGCATCCAGGCCACCGTCACCTCGCAGACCTCGCACATCGCCGTCGAGCTGGCGTCGGACAAGGAGGAGACCAACCGGATCCTCTCCTCGTTAGGCCTCCCCGTCCCGCTGCAGCGCCTCGTGCAGACCGAGGATGGCTGCGTGCAGGCGGCCCGCCGCATCGGCTATCCCGTCGTGGTCAAGCCGTACAACGCCAACCACGGGCGCGGCGTCTCCATCCACCTGATGGACGAGGCGGCCGTGCGCATCGCCTTCCAGAAGGCCAGGGAGCACTCGAAGTCGGTCATCGTGGAAAGCTTCATCACCGGAGCCGACCATCGCATGCTCGTCATCAACGGCGAGCTCGTCGCCGCGTCCAAGCGCCTCCCGGGGCGCGTGGTCGGCGATGGCGTCCGCACCATCGAGGCCCTGGTCGCCGAGGTCAACGCCGACCCCCGTCGCGGGATCGGGCACGAGAAGGTCCTCACCCGCATCGAGCTCGACCACGAGGCGCAGCGGCTGATGGAGGCGAAAGGGTACACGAAGGACTCCATTCCCCCGGCTGGCGCGTCGGTCATGCTGCGCCTGACGGCCAATCTCTCCACCGGCGGGACCGCCACCGACGTCACCGACATCGTCCACCCCGACAACGTCGAGATGGCGGTGCGTGCCATCAAGGCGATCGGGCTCGACGTGGGCGGCGTCGACTTCCTCACCCCCGACATCTCCCAGTCCTACAAGGACAGCGGCGGCGCCATCTGCGAGGTCAATGCCGCGCCGGGCTACCGCATGCACATGGCTCCCAGCGAGGGGAAGCCGCGCGACGTGGCCGGCAAGACGGTCGACATGCTCTTCCCCCCGGGAAGCCCGAGCTGGATTCCCATCGCCGCCGTCACCGGTACCAACGGGAAGACGACGACGGCCCGCATGCTGGCCCATATCCACAAGCTCGCCGGCCGGCACGTCGGACTCACCAGCACCGATGGCGTCTACGTGGACGGGCAGCGCACCGTCCCCGGCGACATGACCGGCCCGGTGGCGACCCGCATGGTGCTCAGCGACCCGTCGGTCGACGTCGCGGTGCTCGAGGTTGCACGTGGCGGTCTCCTGCGCGCCGGCATGGGGGTGCGCCACGTCGACGTGGGCGCGGTGCTCAACGTCCAGAGCGACCACCTGGGAATGCGCGGCGTCGACACGCTCGACGAGTTGGCCGAGGTCAAGCGCATCATTGCCGAGGTGGCGCGCGACACCGCCGTCCTCAACGCCGACGACCCGCGCGTCTTGCGCATGGCGGGGTACACCGAGGCCAGGCACGTCTGCTACGTGACGATGAACCCGCAGCACGAGCTGGTGCGCGAGCACATCCGCGCCGGCGGACGCGCCATTGCGCTCGAAGCCGGGATCAACGGGCAGATGATCACCATCTACGATCGCGGCGCCCACATCCCGCTCCTCTGGACACATCTCGTCCCCGCCACCATGGAGGGGAAGGCCACCTTCAACGTGCAGAACGCGATGTTCGCCGCGGCGATGGCCTTCTCCATGGGCGTGCGCCTCGAGGACATTCGCAACGGGCTGCGCACCTTCCACACGACCTTCTACCAGGCCCCCGGGCGGATGAACGTCTTCGACGAGCATCCGTTCAAGGTCATCATGGATTACGGCCACAACGCCGCCGCCGTCGACTCCGTCTGCCAGCTCGTCACCCGCCTCGACGTGAAGGGACGCCGCATCTGCGTCGTCGCCGGCCCCGGCGACCGGCGCGACGAGGACATCGTGGAGATCGGCCAGGCGGCGGCCCGTGGCGACTTCGATCACTACATCGTCCGACGCGACGACGACCTGCGCGGGCGCGGCGGCGACGAGGTACCGCGCCTCATCCGTGACGCACTACTTGCCGCCGGCATCACCGAGTCGCGCATCACGCTCATCCCCGACGAGCAGGAGGCCATGGACGCCGCCCTCCGCATGGCGCGCCCAGGCGACCTCGTCCTGCTCTTTGCCGATGCCCTCGCCCGCAGCTGGAAGCAGGTGGTACACTTCCGTCCCACGCTCGAGGACGGGACCCTGGCCCCGCCGCGGCGCACGGGCGAGTGGGCCGTCGCCGACTTCGCGGCCACGACGCCCGGCGATGGCGCCGCCGGAGACGTCCCCGCCTTCACCGACGACGTGGTCATCGTCCGAGACGAGCGCGGCGTCCACATCGCCCGCGAGAGTGACGACTAG